Part of the Citrus sinensis cultivar Valencia sweet orange chromosome 2, DVS_A1.0, whole genome shotgun sequence genome, TTCcataaatttgtttgaatCTTAAGTTATGTTAAACACAATTAATATTCTACCTCTAGAATTAAGATCCTATAAACACATAAGTAGTGACAATGACTAAATGAGAATTTCTTTAAGTATAAAGGGACTCTAATAAAGCATTTTGGCTCAAAACTTAGAGACTAATAAATTGTGCTATACCCATCATGCAATGCTGATAGAATAACATCCAAATATTGTAAGGTTTATGGAAACTAATTTTGTAAGTTAAACGTAGCCACATCAATAGAATGAGAGATTTTAGAGTACATTAGAAGTACTATACGTAATTAATGCATGTATGACATgtataattcaattaaatatgaCACGTgtagttatatttaattgatgcatgttatacatacattaattatatatattatctttgatgtattttaaaatttttgtaggTGAATGGtataataactaatttaaaaagttgCATTGTAGTGCAATATGAATATGGTGAATGGAAGGAAGCCCATTATATTCCAAAAGATAAAAAGCTTGAACTTGATTGCATGAGTTGAACGCTGCACGCTTCTTAAATCACAGTAGTGGGAAAATGGGCATGTTTAAAAAGCTACCAACTTACTTAAAAACTCCGAACTCCATGAACAGCCGTCTATGAAAAGCAGAAATGATAGCAAAGACCAAATGTCTAGTGCTCCATTATCTAAACATGCATAGCACCAGACAAGACCACTCTTCGTCGTGGACCCACGATCTCAAGTtactgcatttattttattttaagtagtGAGAAAGAAGCTGTTGCTTAAGTCTAAAGCCAATTTGCCGACCGCACCAAGCGTCACCGCCCGCAATTTCAAAAGCCATCCGCAAAGGCGGCCGAGGCTACATACAATTACAATATATTGGTTTCTTTTCTCAGTGCACGcgtaattttgaatttgaagagtatataaaatctatatatagtgaatattaaatttaaagtcaAACAGAGTCAtctcaaaaaacaaaaaagtcaaACATAGAGGATGGCacgtattttttatttatgttaaattacaaatttatggACATtagattaaagaaatttaCTTACACTTTGCATCTATCTATTATAAAACAATCCAAATATGACTATTCTTAAAAAGAACCATAAACATAGAGCCCCATCTACATccaaataacaaagaaaaataattttatgacaATAATCATACAGTGTTCTAtatatttcaaacattttcacaacttaatctttaattttacaatttccttctgaaaaattatagaaataatcATATTCAATGTATATCACTTGATtgagggcaaaaaaaaaaaaaaggtaaaatatcGTAGAAAGATTAGACAAATAAAAGTAGAAAAGTAAATTATACATTGGCCTAATGGTTAACACCTATACTCCTTGCAATGAATCTCCCTACATAGATGTGGAAAATAACTTCTCCTAATGTGAGATAGGCCTCTTAGGAcatatttctcaattttagATGAACTGTGCTATGTATgatacttgaaaaaaaaaagaatcttgAGATTTATTACGACAATGCTTTTATGATTACAAAGACACACTGAAAAATACAATCCAATCATAAATGGAAGAGgacaaagaaatttttttttgtctgaaccACGAGGTGGTCTTAAGTGgaccccaactgtgggaggtaCTTTTAAGTCTGTACCACAACCTAGACTAATTCTCACTCGCACCGGGTAGGTCCGTAAGGGATAAAGTGATGACTAAAGTGGTGACTCCATATGAGAGTATGGCTTGAACCCCTTACTTTTTTTAAGGAGTGGGAGTGTCGAATCACTCACACTAACCAAATTTGGTTAGAAGACAAAGAAATTTAGTTAAATGCTAACTCAGAAACttagaaaatcaaaaaatgaataaaaagctGAGTTTCCttgaaaacatttaattattatcaaaaGAAACATTTCCGGATAGTAAGAAAATTGAACCCTTAAAGATCGATTTTGACTTTAGTGATGTCAATGTAACGAATTCCTTCAAATCCGAGGCATTCCATTTCGTTGACTTTTTAATGAATACAAAGCCTCATatcaattagaaaaaaaaaggggggccTTCATATATGTATTCCACACTCATTTTCATTGATAAATTACCATTAAGATCTAATTAAGACCTCAATtaataatccaaaattttctATGACTGAATCTTATGCATTATTTCTAGCAATATTTTACGGAAAAGTGATTTTACAAAAGTCGTATTCACACATACCAACTATCAAATTAGACACAAAGATTAGAGACTTCACACAAATCACAAGTGACAAAATATCAATGGCATTTTCGTTAATATCCCGAATAATAATGGCCAAACAAGTCAATCTATTACAAACACTTTACAGTTTACACTACTTAAACGCTCACTCCTTCACACAGAACTCAACCCACCATTACCATTATCTCACACAAACCCAAACAACCATGAAATCCCCACGTCCTCTAATTCTTCTCTCATTCCTCTTTTCAACTTTCTTCCTCCAGCTTCATGCAATCCCCGCCGCAGCCCCCGCAAGCTATCCACCTGACACCGGTTCCGGCAACGGCACCGACTTCATCCGTACAAGTTGCAACTCAACATTGTACCCCGAAATATGCTACTCCACTCTATCCCGCTACGCCAGCACCATCCAGCAGGACCCCGCTCAGCTTGCCAGCGTAGCCATCGGCGTGACGCTATCCAAAGCCAAGCGCATGGCTAATTACGTGTCCAACATCTCCCGCCAAGCCGACTACGGCTCCGACCAGCGAGCCGCAGCCGCTTTGCACGACTGTTTCTCCAACTTTGGGGACGCAGTCGAGGAGATTTACGGCTCGCTCAAGCAGATGCGCCAGATTAGGTCGGCTGGGACTTCCCGGGCCAGCTTTAGGTTTCAGATGAGCAATGTGCAGACGTGGATGAGCGCCGCGCTGACTGACGAGGAAACGTGCACGGACGGATTTGAGGATGTGGCTGATGGGCAAATGAAGGAGGAGGTTTGTGACAGGGTTGAGTATGTGAAGAAGTTGACGAGCAATGCACTTGCTCTTGTCAATCGTTATGCTGAGAATGGGATGAACTGAATCGTCATGATGATGACTGGTTTTGGGCCGTTGGATTTGGTGGCGGGTTAGATAGAACTTAGTTCGTGATTttgtgatatatatatatatatatattaagagTGAGTTAGTTTCGTGTTTATTGTAAATGTTGTTCtgttaacattttattttcatttttaatttttttctattaatagGAACCGAGTCTAGTACTGTGTTGGACTCTGAGTTCATACAGTCTTCCGTCTTATCCCTTGTCTATTTGTGTCTTTCTATTTGTGGTTTTACAAGTGTGAATGGTACTGAGAATATCTTAACCCTTTTGTTgtgagtgaaaaaaaattatgtttcttttattgtctcaagtgaaatgataaaaataaaaaatagccTTTTCAATTAGACATCGGAGCTCTCCAAAAGAGAATTATTATTCAGTATCGAAAGATAACCTATGTGCTTTTTTTCTGTTGGGGATGGAAATTTCTTCATGTGGAGTGATATAATTATGttgtaaaaaaatgattacatGTTTATAATATAAAGTTTTTCATGATAGTCGATACCATAGTTCTGTATTACCCTGACCCTTAATCTCAAGGACGAAGGACCCACAGCAAACTTTACCAACCACTAATTAGTTGGTTGGATATTTTGATTGTacgaaaaaaaatttatcttgtgATGCCATTTCTAATAGAACTGTTTCATTCAATTATTAGGTTtcttcaaaatctaaaaaggTAGGTCagattatataaatatgtgaattaaagtgttttttttttcttttacgtTGGCTAATAATGAtgttttatatgataatttttgtgTGTGGCACgttgtttaattattgtcaataaCCCACTTTTGACCAATTGAAGATAATTGGTCAAATGGGTGTGATGTAAGTCGTTTTTGGTTAAGTTATCAACATTTCCGtacataaattgatttttcaagaaataaagtttatgaaattgatttaataaaaaaaaattgcaactTTTGTGAATCGTTTGATAGTGATGtgaaatattgaataaatacTACGCGAACTTATTAAAGTTGATGCTTGGACAATATTAATACTTTTCCAACAGAAATGATGCTTTTGAATTGATCGCCTTATGTGTAAGTGATAATATGTGTAAAATCCTTCATGggaataaagaaaatttcttcatATTGGCTTAAAAACTCATAGTGATAACTACTAACCCATTTTTGCAAGCTTAGTAGACTAACACGTGGGGAACAAATATATAACTCAATTAAGTGATGGgcgaaaaatattaaataatcgTGGTCGGCTTCTATTCTTCtgcttttataattatatattgatatgaaaatttaaaacaaaacgaCCTACCCTAAAGTAGggaatatatttcgaacttttgGAGCTTTGTTTTGGCCTTCTAGgttcttattttttctaacTAACATTCGAAGTTA contains:
- the LOC102619845 gene encoding 21 kDa protein-like, whose amino-acid sequence is MKSPRPLILLSFLFSTFFLQLHAIPAAAPASYPPDTGSGNGTDFIRTSCNSTLYPEICYSTLSRYASTIQQDPAQLASVAIGVTLSKAKRMANYVSNISRQADYGSDQRAAAALHDCFSNFGDAVEEIYGSLKQMRQIRSAGTSRASFRFQMSNVQTWMSAALTDEETCTDGFEDVADGQMKEEVCDRVEYVKKLTSNALALVNRYAENGMN